In Actinomycetota bacterium, the sequence GGTGGAAAGTACATCAGAAAAATTAGCAAATTCCATTGCAAAACAACTTGCCTTACTTATTAACTTTTAAATTTTTTATACCATAGAATAGTTATCTCTACTAGAAGATTTGTGGGTATTAATAATTTTAAAGGGGAATCTTATAAATAAATGAATATAAGAATTGTATTTGACATTACAATAATTGATTGATATATTTTGAGATATGTAAAATTTATTAGTATTAATGGGAGGTGATGTTACTTAGAAATAGAAGAAAGATAAAGGGAAGATAGCGCATGGACTGAGATTTTAATAATTAGTATTATTTATATTTCAGTTGACGAGGAGGAGGTTTACTGTTGCAAAACAGTATTAACTGATAAATAAAAAAAATATTTATCAGGAAAATCGAGAGATCAGCGGATGCCTCTTAGGGATATTAACATCTCTAATCTTTTCCCCAAAAGCAATCTCATATGAAACCAATAGGTAACTATTGAAACAAAAGAGATTCGCAGTTATCAATAAGTAACATAAAGCTAAGAAATAAGTAGAGAAAATCTTTTATACAACGATTCCATAAAAAATTCATTTTTTATATATATCTATTAAAAAATAATAAATAATCAGGAGATTAAAAATGGTTATAAAAGATAAAAAATATGTTCTCAAGAAGGTAAAAAAGGAAGATGTAAGATTTATTAAATTATGGTTTACAGATATTCTTGGATTTCTAAAAAGTGTAACTATAACTACTAATGAATTGGAAATATCATTGGAAGAAGGCACCGGATTTGATGGGTCATCAATTCATGGGTTTACAAGAATTGATGAAAGCGATATGATCGCCATGCCTGACCCTCAAACTTTTCAGATTCTTCCATGGAAAACAAAAGATAAACTTGTTGCAAGGATGTTTTGTGATATTTTAGAACCTGATAAATCCTTTCATCAAGGTGATCCAAGATATGTTTTAAAGAAAAACCTAAAGTATGCAAGAGATATGGGTTATACATTCTTTGTTGGACCGGAGCTTGAATATTTTTATTTTAAAAGCTCTGATAGTGAACCTCAAGGTCTGGATGATGGAGGATATTTTGATTTAACACCCCCAGATGTTGCAACAGATCTACGCAATGAGACAATATTATCACTTCAAGCGTTACAAATTGAGGTAGAGTCGAGTCATCATGAAGGAGCTCCTAGCCAACATGAAATAGACCTTAAGTTTACTGAAGCTTTAACTATGGCAGATAATACTATGACCTCCAGATTAGTAATAAAGGAAGTAGCAGTTCAAAATGGTGTTTACGCAACTTTTATGCCTAAACCTGTATTTGGAATAAATGGAAGTGGTATGCACACTCATATGTCTATTTATAAAGATGGTAAGAATATTTTCTTTGATTCGGATGACAAATACAAGCTTTCAATTGAAGCTAAAAGATTTATAGCAGGACTCCTTAGACATGCTCCTGAAATAACAATAGTAACCAATCAATGGGTTAATTCATATAAGAGATTAACTCCAGGATACGAAGCTCCTGTTTATCTATCCTGGGCTCTGCGCAATAGATCTGATTTGATTAGAGTTCCTGTTTATAGGTATGGTCAGGAACAGGCAACTCGAGTAGAATATCGAGCACCTGACCCTGCTTGCAATCCATATTTATCCTTTTCAGTAATGTTAGCAGCAGGACTTAAGGGAATAAAGAAAAAGTATAAACCAATTTCACCAGTGGAAAGAAATGTTTATGAAATGACTGATGAAGAAAGGGAAAAAGAGGGGATAGGTTCTCTTCCAGAAAATCTTTTTGAAGCAATTGAATTTGCTGAAAAAAGTGACCTTCTTAGAGAAGCTTTAGGAGACCATGTCTTTGATAAATTTATTGAGAACAAAAAAATTGAATGGAATAATTATAGAACCCAGGTGACAGATTATGAGGTAAAGCGATACCTGCCCATACTTTGAACAACAAATTTTTAAATCTTTTTATTAATTAATTAAGGAGAAAAATATGTGTGGAATAATTGGATATGTTGGAGAAAAAGACTGTGCTTCAATATTGCTAAATGGATTAAAAAGACTTGAATATAGAGGCTATGACTCATCAGGAATAGCTGTATTAAATAGTGTCAATGATAAAAATGAAATCTCCACGATCAAGAGAGTAGGTAATTTGAAAAAGTTAGAAAAAGCTTTATTGGATGTTAACATAAAGGGTAATTTAGGAATTGGTCATACAAGATGGGCTACTCATGGAAAACCCCACAGACTTAATGCACATCCTCATTCAGACTGCAATAATGAGATACTGTTGGTTCATAATGGAATTGTTGAGAATTATGAACCACTCAAAAAGGAGCTTATTTCAAAAGGACATAAGTTTATTTCAGAGACTGATACTGAAGTACTTGTTCATTTAGTGGAGGATTTCTATAAAGGGGATTTGGTAGAAGCGGTTAAGGAAGCACTAAAAAAAGTTGAAGGTTCATATGCAATAGTAGTGATGAGCAACAAATCTCCTAATCAGTTAGTTGGAGCAAGATATGATAGTCCGTTAGTAGTAGGATTAGGTAGTGGAGAGAACTTCTTAGCCTCAGATATGCCAGCAGTTCTTGAGCATACCAACAAATTTATAATAATTGATCAGGGAGAGATTGCAAATGTTACAAAAGATAAAGTAGAAATATATGATAAGAATGGCAAGATAATAGATAAAGTACCATTTGAAACTGATTGGAATATATCCTTGGCTGAAAAGGAGGGTTATGAGGACTTTATGTTAAAGGAAATTATGGAACAACCAGTGGCTGTAAGAGAAACATA encodes:
- a CDS encoding glutamine synthetase family protein, giving the protein MVIKDKKYVLKKVKKEDVRFIKLWFTDILGFLKSVTITTNELEISLEEGTGFDGSSIHGFTRIDESDMIAMPDPQTFQILPWKTKDKLVARMFCDILEPDKSFHQGDPRYVLKKNLKYARDMGYTFFVGPELEYFYFKSSDSEPQGLDDGGYFDLTPPDVATDLRNETILSLQALQIEVESSHHEGAPSQHEIDLKFTEALTMADNTMTSRLVIKEVAVQNGVYATFMPKPVFGINGSGMHTHMSIYKDGKNIFFDSDDKYKLSIEAKRFIAGLLRHAPEITIVTNQWVNSYKRLTPGYEAPVYLSWALRNRSDLIRVPVYRYGQEQATRVEYRAPDPACNPYLSFSVMLAAGLKGIKKKYKPISPVERNVYEMTDEEREKEGIGSLPENLFEAIEFAEKSDLLREALGDHVFDKFIENKKIEWNNYRTQVTDYEVKRYLPIL